One region of Leishmania braziliensis MHOM/BR/75/M2904 complete genome, chromosome 17 genomic DNA includes:
- a CDS encoding putative ATP-dependent RNA helicase, producing the protein MSYVSLLERSLATHYVPHSDLTKSYYERLLLDVRRHLPPGVEDDVEEIAEQVLSIVCSAASGTSSSAATLSDQQQSLERLLDTRLSREVRDHFLQYGKLITDYVADDKVAANGTCGLLTSSSGALGVQDLNFAGPSSSDTDSDGSSDTLRSDAEERRKVELLTGGASSSAAERKERRKKRKALMKDDQNLMQYAFAEGGGIADTVEEAEAWGASATLAAGRGASGELNDDEYDEDDALAARAVEMPRIPFEEVACNAQFLKDAVRRLFPAHDADTCNRLAQRVLNFLSEKEEDDFTLETQLTTCLGGYEDEAVMDWIGDAVQSRWSVVYGLRYAQCTTQKERHVVMDGMRQHALDDPRVEHLYQSITGKEVDPLNMEQLKQHREFAAAGGNEEAVSTLASAAPRQHVLRRVNLQACAFQDERAPHLHVRATVPQGTQRLTYETHDEILLPPSSSCSASDPLIPVATSFPGWAVPAFPGVVELNAMQSKVYDCAFHSDENMLVSAPTGAGKTNVAMMAMLRAIAAARNTATGVIDGHSLKMVYVAPMKALVQEVVRTFSTRLEPLGLTVAELSGDMAMTQQQMAATQLIVATPEKWDVVTRKSVELGVASLLKLLIIDEVHLLHNERGPVVEAIVARTMLQQQLRGEGGIRLIGLSATLPNYTDVAAFLQVNRQRGLFVFDNSYRPIPLVQAYCAIKKVKGMAQSAVMNLVAYDKVLHAVQAEEQVMIFVHSRGETEHTARCLQKRVAEERRGYYFVRPDGDSHKALLEASSGAGGAVLRRSLQKFLPDGFGIHHAGLSRDERNTVERLFADRHIKVLVCTSTLAWGVNLPANHVIIKGTRVFNGARGRSELLSALDVLQMFGRAGRVGYGATVGRATIITSPDDLHYYLSVLNQQLPIESHMMRRLVDMLNAEITLGHVETVDEGVQWLQRSYLYVRMQQVPEVYGIRASSSDPLLLHHLANIVHTAFEELKESKMADYDARARTVVGTAYGRIASYCYITTASMTAYLGLLSNAMQDVELFRVFASSSEFASIGVRAEEQAQLKELMESAPVAVRESRYTPLAKINILLQCYISQKGLEGLPLMSEMAYVKDSAQRILRALYEICLVREYGRTARQFLELYLMTVHRQWAVQSPLRQVRDYLPVKNFDAILPALERVRVPWEEVRRWSVEDLAEKLSDDRRAQSAYEAIHVVPHYAVDAAVRPLTRGMLYVDVDILPDFDYVESLHGCSVCEVELMIEHTNGRLLHHELMLIPLANVLEQVAYACPPVVVPMVEPAPTHLLVRVASPHWLAATASASVCLLNTLLPPVAAPLREVDQRPPSQDANITSVAERLAPFQLHTLGETLFPFQDFTALQSDLIDPIFLDHPHNLLVGVPPGGGKTAIAELFVLQFLLEEALKETERTAKTHQQEEEERPATRSKLLLPGKLLYLTSNPDVVHRRALNWRYKFGEVLKQRVVELAGSWGGDTENDGAEEISNAAEVTSAAIVLATGANLIRLVRRGDPVLAGVTHIIVDHLHLLRAPEGQAMEECMARLNSEPFLVRCGAGRARVLGLTYPLISMAELGRWLKVSVNHQYNYGASYRQLRVRMAGMELPGPRSRYESGVIAALKLLRRPSYAAAPTVIFVPTARQAREVAQRILLRCRDNYIPETTEHATDDARLAVFLAAGVAYMHKGTSELDALAIQELVDAPAVYPTTQALLPLRLVCTFDAAWRLPAALFTNAIVCCGERLTAFEREDGERGMRYQDCSAAELMQMASRAMNEAVLCVRTPRVWVWGKLLNEPLPLESSLRYADDFRDTVNTAIAQGRAHNRVDVLRVLSSHYFLYHVKSNLHFYGVPTAADVSLYASSFASHVVTSLKELKCIEELRVRRHHADSDDDAGEDGGNKSNAEFEDTEEDEDPHAPLRPTARGMALAHHCIAVSTAEDLVRVLPASLEAEKKAALYDSTTYLWQILAHHCVELTPAHLGDAARVTEAAEYRALHSIARALPESIGVRYIDLDFGAAGTKVYLLVLAYCSRLFPATYFHPAGTTSSIEVDTVAAAAFDTHFGHSLYHAAVPAATRDALCNAVPDDIAQRLVQDARFLLPAVRRVVTAVVELLDGDAQEWAVARLIRFGACLQQQGWDGEAPVTQLPCWRALRWSSFAARQVIQSSCTLQELQTNPTGAASKLEPALRGVVTTDDAAVVVQHVLASAVQDAAGVPQVVSISAKGRVEEVDGVLAMVVRVTAQLRWKAPTMLRLAEGSGGVDCTPQGGIVGIADDVAPTSKWWVRCIVSNRSLAASRAGASAGTRQLALRVSVARNVMDAEATSKYEVSSDVLFSLARLEAEDLDTVEMRAVVTSMAYCGIEATTAVRFDVDEDENGEDK; encoded by the coding sequence ATGTCTTATGTGAGTCTCCTCGAGCGATCTTTGGCGACGCATTACGTGCCGCACTCGGACCTGACCAAGTCGTACTATGAGCGTCTTCTGCTCGacgtgcgccgccaccttccACCAGGTGTGGAAGATGACGTGGAGGAGATCGCCGAGCAGGTGCTGAGCATTGTGTGCTCGGCCGCATCTGGCACATCCTCatcggcggcgacgctgagCGATCAGCAACAAAGCCTTGAGCGGCTGCTGGACACCCGTCTAAGCCGTGAGGTTCGCGACCACTTCTTGCAGTATGGGAAACTGATCACCGACTACGTGGCCgacgacaaggtggcggcaAACGGCACGTGTGGTTTGCTGACCTCGTCTTCCGGTGCCTTGGGGGTGCAGGACTTGAACTTCGCGGGCCCCAGTAGCAGTGACACCGACAGCGACGGTAGCAGCGATACCCTGCGTAGTGACGCAGAAGAGCGACGCAAAGTGGAGCTGCTGACGGGCGGcgcgtcctcctcggcggcggagagaaaggagcGGCGTAAGAAGCGCAAGGCGCTCATGAAGGATGATCAGAATCTAATGCAATACGCCTTCGCCGAAGGCGGCGGAATAGCTGACACAGtcgaggaggcagaggcgtggGGGGCGTCCGCGACGCTGGCTGCCGGCAGGGGTGCCTCAGGGGAGTTGAACGATGACGAGTatgacgaggacgacgcgcTGGCGGCGAGGGCAGTGGAGATGCCACGGATTCCGTTTGAAGAAGTCGCGTGCAATGCGCAGTTTCTTAAAGACGCCGTGCGTCGTCTTTTTCCGGCTCACGATGCTGATACCTGTAACAGGCTAGCACAGCGGGTGCTGAACTTTCTgagcgagaaggaggaggatgactTCACGCTGGAGACACAGCTCACCACGTGTCTGGGCGGCTATGAGGACGAGGCGGTGATGGACTGGATTGGTGATGCGGTGCAATCGCGCTGGAGCGTCGTGTACGGCCTGCGCTACGCCCAATGCACGACACAGAAGGAGCGCCACGTAGTCATGGATGGAATGCGTCAACACGCCCTAGATGACCCGAGGGTCGAGCACCTATACCAGAGTATTACCGGCAAGGAAGTGGATCCGTTGAACATGGAGCAActgaagcagcaccgcgagTTTGCGGCCGCGGGTggcaacgaggaggcggTATCTACGCTCGCGtcggcagcaccacggcaGCACGTGCTGCGACGGGTGAACCTTCAGGCCTGCGCCTTTCAGGATGAGCGAGCACCGCACCTGCACGTGCGCGCTACGGTCCCGCAAGGTACGCAGCGGCTGACCTACGAGACCCACGATGAGATCCTCCTTccgccgtcctcgtcgtgcagcgcgtcggACCCGCTCATTCCTGTCGCCACATCTTTCCCAGGGTGGGCGGTGCCGGCATTCCCAGGTGTGGTGGAGCTCAATGCCATGCAGTCTAAAGTGTACGACTGCGCCTTCCACTCGGACGAGAACATGCTGGTGAGTGCGCCAACCGGGGCCGGTAAAACGAATGTggcgatgatggcgatgcTGCGCGCCATCGCGGCAGCTCGAAACACTGCGACAGGTGTGATTGATGGCCACAGTTTGAAGATGGTGTATGTGGCACCCATGAAGGCTCTCgtgcaggaggtggtgcggacCTTCTCGACGCGACTGGAGCCGCTCGGTCTTACTGTGGCTGAGCTGTCCGGTGACATGGCcatgacgcagcagcagatggcCGCCACGCAGCTGATTGTGGCGACGCCGGAGAAATGGGACGTCGTCACGCGAAAGTCCGTCGAGCTCGGagtggcgtcgctgctgaagctgctcaTCATCGATGaggtgcacctcctccacaacGAACGTGGCCCTGTGGTGGAGGCGATTGTGGCGCGCACaatgctgcagcagcagctccgcggcgaGGGTGGCATTCGACTGATCGGGCTCAGCGCCACTCTTCCAAACTACACGGACGTCGCGGCTTTCCTGCAAGTGAACCGCCAGCGCGGCCTTTTTGTGTTTGACAACAGCTACCGCCCCATTCCGTTGGTGCAGGCCTACTGCGCCATCAAGAAGGTGAAGGGTATGGCGCAGAGTGCCGTCATGAACCTCGTGGCCTACGACAAGGTACTGCATGCGGTGCAGGCCGAGGAGCAGGTAATGATATTCGTGCACTCCAGGGGGGAGACTGAGCACACGGCGAGGTGCTTGCAGAAGCGTGTTGCTGAGGAGCGCCGCGGGTACTACTTTGTGCGCCCTGACGGCGACAGCCACAAGGCGTTGTTGGAGGCCAGCAGCGGGGCTggaggtgcggtgctgcgccgcagcctGCAAAAGTTTTTGCCGGATGGCTTCGGCATCCACCACGCCGGCCTCAGCCGAGACGAGCGCAACACGGTGGAGCGGCTCTTTGCGGACCGCCACATCAAGGTTCTTGTGTGCACGTCGACGCTCGCCTGGGGTGTCAACCTGCCTGCGAACCACGTCATCATTAAGGGCACTCGCGTTTTCAACGGCGCCAGGGGGCGGTCGGAGCTGCTGAGCGCGTTGGACGTGCTGCAGATGTTCGGGCGAGCCGGTCGCGTAGGCTATGGCGCGACCGTGGGCAGGGCCACTATCATCACTTCCCCGGATGACCTTCACTACTACCTCAGCGTGCTGAACCAGCAACTGCCTATAGAGTCGCACATGATGCGACGACTCGTTGACATGCTCAACGCTGAGATCACCCTGGGCCACGTGGAGACGGTCGATGAAGGCGTGCAGTGGCTTCAGCGGTCCTATCTGTACGTGCGGATGCAGCAAGTGCCGGAGGTGTACGGCATCCGCGCCAGCTCCAGTGatccgctgcttctccaccacctcgccaACATTGTCCACACCGCGTTTGAGGAGTTGAAGGAGTCGAAGATGGCTGACTACGACGCCCGCGCCAGGACGGTGGTCGGCACCGCGTATGGCCGCATTGCCTCCTACTGTTACATCACGACGGCATCCATGACCGCCTACCTGGGACTGTTGAGCAACGCCATGCAGGACGTCGAGCTGTTCCGCGTCTTCGCCTCCTCTAGCGAATTCGCCAGCATCGGTGTGcgggcggaggagcaggcgcagctcAAGGAGCTTATGGAGAGCGCTCCAGTGGCTGTGCGTGAGTCCCGCTACACACCGCTGGCGAAGATCAACATCCTTCTTCAGTGCTACATCAGTCAGAAGGGTCTGGAGGGACTGCCGTTGATGAGTGAGATGGCGTACGTGAAGGACTCCGCGCAGCGCATCCTGCGGGCACTGTATGAAATTTGCCTCGTTCGCGAGTATGGCCGCACGGCGCGGCAGTTTCTTGAGCTGTACTTGATGACGGTGCACCGACAGTGGGCTGTgcagtcgccgctgcggcaggtgcGCGATTACTTGCCAGTGAAAAACTTCGACGCAATCCTGCCGGCGCTggagcgcgtgcgcgtgccgtgggaggaggtgcggcgctggagcgTCGAGGACCTGGCCGAGAAACTCAGCGACGACCGGCGCGCGCAGTCTGCATATGAGGCGATCCATGTGGTGCCGCACTACGCCGTCGACGCCGCTGTGCGACCGCTGACGCGGGGGATGCTTTACGTGGACGTTGACATCTTGCCTGACTTCGACTACGTTGAGTCACTGCACGGCTGTTCGGTGTGCGAGGTGGAGCTCATGATCGAGCACACCAACGGTCGCCTGCTACACCACGAGTTAATGCTAATTCCTTTGGCAAATGTACTGGAGCAAGTTGCCTATGCCTGCCCGCCCGTGGTGGTGCCGATGGTGGAGCCGGCGCCGACGCACCTGCTCGTGCGCGTGGCCTCCCCGCACTGGCTGGCTGCAACAGCCTCCGCCTCGGTGTGCCTGCTGaacacgctgctgccgccagtggcggcaccactgcgcgAGGTGGATCAGCGTCCGCCTTCGCAGGACGCGAACATTACGTCTGTGGCGGAGCGCCTCGCTCCGTTTCAGCTCCACACTCTCGGCGAGACGCTCTTCCCCTTCCAGGACTTCACGGCGCTGCAGTCAGACCTAATCGACCCCATCTTTCTGGACCACCCACACAACCTCCTCGTTGGTGTCCCGCCGGGTGGTGGCAAGACAGCCATCGCGGAGCTCTTCGTGCTGCAGTTTTTGCTTGAAgaggcgctgaaggagaCAGAGCGGACAGCGAAGACGCACCagcaggaggaagaggagaggcccGCCACCCGCTCAAAGCTGCTGCTACCCGGAAAGCTTCTCTACCTCACCAGTAACCCTGACGTTGTGCACCGCCGTGCGCTGAACTGGCGCTACAAGTTTGGTGAGGTGTTGAAGCAGCGTGTCGTGGAGCTCGCTGGCAGCTGGGGTGGCGACACGGAGAACGATGGGGCTGAGGAGATAAGCAACGCTGCTGAGGTGACCTCGGCCGCCATCGTGCTTGCCACCGGTGCGAACCTTATTCGCCTTGTGCGTCGTGGTGACCCGGTGCTGGCTGGCGTGACGCACATCATCGTTGACcacctgcacctcctgcggGCCCCCGAGGGgcaggcgatggaggagTGCATGGCTCGACTTAACAGCGAGCCGTTCCTCGTGCGGTGCGGTGCGGGTCGCGCGCGTGTTCTGGGGCTGACCTACCCGCTGATCAGCATGGCGGAGCTTGGCCGTTGGCTGAAGGTGTCAGTGAACCACCAGTACAACTACGGTGCCTCCTACCGGCAGCTGCGAGTGCGCATGGCTGGGATGGAGCTGCCCGGACCCCGAAGTCGCTACGAAAGCGGCGTTATAGCGGCTCTGAAGTTGCTGCGCCGTCCCTCGTACGCTGCAGCTCCAACGGTGATCTTCGTCCCCACAGCACGTCAGGCGCgagaggtggcgcagcgcataTTGTTGCGGTGCCGCGACAACTACATCCCTGAAACAACCGAGCACGCCACCGACGACGCGCGACTCGCCGTGTTTCTGGCGGCTGGCGTCGCCTACATGCACAAAGGCACCAGCGAACTTGACGCACTCGCGATACAGGAGCTCGTTGACGCACCAGCTGTCTACCCCACtacgcaggcgctgctgccgctgcgtctcgTCTGTACATTCGACGCGGCCTGGCGATTGCCGGCGGCTCTCTTCACGAACGCAATCGTGTGCTGCGGGGAGCGACTGACCGCcttcgagagagaggacggcGAGCGTGGCATGCGCTATCAAGACTGCTCCGCTGCTGAGCTGATGCAAATGGCGTCACGTGCCATGAACGAGGCAGTGCTGTGCGTTCGCACGCCacgggtgtgggtgtggggtaAGCTGCTCAacgagccgctgccgctggagtCGAGCCTTCGGTACGCGGATGATTTTCGTGACACAGTGAACACGGCGATTGCGCAGGGGCGGGCGCACAACCGCGTTGACGTGCTACGTGTGCTGTCCTCGCACTACTTCCTTTACCATGTCAAGTCGAACTTACACTTCTACGGTGTGCCCACGGCGGCCGATGTATCTCTGTACGCCTCCAGCTTTGCCTCGCACGTGGTGACCTCGTTGAAGGAGCTAAAGTgcatcgaggagctgcgagTGCGACGGCACCATGCGGACAGTGACGATGATGCGGGCGAGGATGGAGGCAACAAGAGTAACGCAGAGTTCGAGGacacagaggaggacgaggatcCGCACGCCCCTTTGCGACCTACGGCGCGCGGCATGGCCCTTGCCCACCACTGCATCGCGGTCAGTACCGCAGAGGATCTCGTCCGTGTCCTGCCGGCCTCCCTCGAGGCTGAGAAGAAGGCTGCGCTCTACGACTCTACGACGTACCTTTGGCAGATCCTGGCACACCACTGCGTGGAGCTCACGCCGGCTcacctcggcgacgccgcgcgggtgacggaggcggcggagtACCGGGCGCTGCATTCCATTGCGCGTGCTTTACCCGAGTCCATCGGTGTGCGGTACATCGACTTGGACTTCGGAGCCGCAGGGACAAAGGTTTACCTGCTCGTGCTGGCGTACTGCAGTCGGCTCTTCCCTGCCACTTACTTCCACCCTGCCGGCACCACTTCGTCAATCGAGGTGGATACCGTAGCAGCGGCCGCCTTCGACACGCACTTTGGCCACAGTCTCTATCACGCCGCCGTGCCGGCCGCGACGCGTGACGCGCTCTGCAACGCCGTGCCAGATGACATCGCCCAGCGCCTCGTGCAAGATGCacgcttccttctccctgcAGTGCGCCGTGTCGTGactgcggtggtggagctgctggacggcgacgcacAGGAGTGGGCGGTGGCCCGCCTGATTCGATTCGGTGcgtgcctgcagcagcaggggtgGGACGGCGAGGCGCCGGTGACGCAGCTGCCGTGCTGGCGCGCGTTGAGATGGTCGTCCTTTGCTGCTCGACAGGTCATTCAAAGCAGCTgcacgctgcaggagctaCAGACGAACCCAACGGGAGCTGCATCAAAGCTGGAGCCCGCTCTGCGCGGTGTCGTGACGACTGACGACGCTGCGGTCGTGGTGCAGCACGTGCTTGCCTCTGCAGTGCAGGACGCTGCGGGAGTGCCGCAGGTGGTGTCAATCAGTGCCAAGGGGCGCGTCGAAGAGGTGGATGGCGTGCTAGCCATGGTGGTACGTGTCACTGCGCAGCTCCGCTGGAAGGCGCCGACGATGCTGAGGCTAGCtgagggcagcggcggcgttgaTTGCACACCACAAGGCGGCATCGTCGGGATCGCAGACGATGTCGCACCGACGTCGAAGTGGTGGGTGCGGTGCATCGTCTCGAATCGGTCGTTAGCGGCTTCACGAGCTGGAGCGTCAGCGGGAACTCGGCAGCTGGCCCTGCGAGTTAGTGTGGCCCGGAACGTCATGGACGCAGAGGCGACTTCGAAGTATGAAGTCTCCTCAGACGTCTTGTTCTCATTAGCGCGACTGGAGGCGGAGGACTTGGACACTGTGGAGATGCGCGCTGTTGTGACGAGCATGGCTTACTGTGGCATCGAAGCCACGACTGCAGTGCGGTTCGacgtggacgaggacgagaaTGGAGAGGACAAGTGA